The Bacillota bacterium genome has a segment encoding these proteins:
- a CDS encoding DUF4912 domain-containing protein — translation MVLWLIIALALAIIGYMIIAFVAGLKILPKYGIHQNAFQQRYDFELGEEWSMRKNTEKSATDKINEKLVPSTLVHELPPVYGEDKIVALVRDPYWIFAYWEITPSKQAEIERLYGPNTWEESQPVLRVYDTTGIYFNENNAHVYYDVLINNYANNWHINVGQPNRTFCVERGLILKTGQYVPLVRSNFVTTPLDHISEVVDEEWLLISEHDRKLYQRIGELPINVSSPQYAYGIEIAQELAFGISSPQMNRPIPTNQWKFTSEKPGKD, via the coding sequence ATGGTACTGTGGCTGATCATTGCCCTGGCCCTGGCTATCATTGGCTACATGATTATTGCATTTGTAGCCGGTCTTAAAATCTTACCAAAATATGGAATTCACCAGAATGCTTTTCAGCAAAGATACGATTTTGAGTTAGGAGAAGAATGGTCGATGAGGAAAAACACAGAAAAATCGGCAACAGACAAAATCAATGAAAAATTAGTACCATCCACTTTGGTTCATGAACTCCCACCGGTGTATGGAGAAGACAAGATCGTAGCCCTGGTTCGGGACCCTTACTGGATCTTCGCTTACTGGGAGATTACACCATCAAAGCAAGCCGAGATCGAACGCCTCTATGGTCCTAATACCTGGGAAGAAAGCCAGCCCGTGTTGAGAGTTTACGATACAACCGGTATTTATTTTAATGAAAACAATGCTCACGTCTACTATGACGTACTGATCAATAACTACGCGAACAACTGGCATATTAATGTGGGGCAGCCCAACCGCACGTTTTGTGTGGAGCGCGGTTTAATTTTAAAAACTGGTCAGTACGTACCTCTGGTCCGCTCAAACTTTGTCACCACCCCACTGGATCACATCTCAGAGGTAGTCGACGAGGAATGGCTGTTGATCAGCGAACATGACCGGAAGCTTTACCAGCGCATTGGCGAGTTGCCGATCAACGTAAGTTCTCCGCAATATGCCTACGGGATCGAGATTGCTCAAGAATTGGCCTTCGGCATCAGTTCACCACAAATGAATCGGCCAATTCCCACCAATCAATGGAAATTTACATCTGAGAAACCTGGAAAGGATTGA